A genomic segment from Glycine soja cultivar W05 chromosome 20, ASM419377v2, whole genome shotgun sequence encodes:
- the LOC114402967 gene encoding protein indeterminate-domain 5, chloroplastic-like — MAAPFSAASLFAIREEDQNQMKQQHSSTPSSSTTPAAPPPQKKRRNQPGTPYPDAEVIALSPKTLMATNRFICEVCNKGFQREQNLQLHRRGHNLPWKLKQKTNKEPKRKVYLCPEPTCVHHDPSRALGDLTGIKKHYSRKHGEKKWKCDKCSKKYAVQSDWKAHSKTCGTREYRCDCGTLFSRRDSFITHRAFCDALAQESAREAPNLSSAIGNQLYGNSNNMSLGLSQIPSIHDQNPQPSELMRFSGAPRAGQFDHILPPNIASSSPFRHSMQTPPFFLQESNQTYHDSNKPFQGLIQLSDLNNNNPSASNLFNLPFLSNRAINSNNYSEEQQFNTAEGSNFFSEGTMNIGSTDHQTSSTTVPSLFSTNSLQNNHLSHMSATALLQKASQIGSASSSNSININNTTTTNNTSASSLLRSLASKSDHQRQLGGGGAAANYATIFNNSVQEMMNISGFEAYDHHGGMNKEQKLGGVGGSDRLTRDFLGVAQQQQREGFNLMSSLEAETNNNAAPSGQSFGSGGNFQ; from the exons atggCAGCACCTTTTTCTGCAGCATCGCTCTTTGCAATCAGAGAAGAGGATCAGAATCAGATGAAGCAGCAGCATTCCTCAACACCATCATCATCAACCACTCCAGCTGCACCACCACCccagaagaaaagaagaaaccaACCAGGAACACCAT ATCCAGATGCTGAGGTGATAGCACTATCTCCCAAGACTCTAATGGCAACAAACAGGTTTATATGTGAAGTGTGCAATAAAGGGTTCCAAAGAGAGCAAAACCTACAGCTACACAGAAGAGGACACAACTTGCCTTGGAAGCTAAAGCAAAAGACCAACAAAGAGCCAAAGAGAAAGGTTTATCTGTGTCCCGAGCCCACATGTGTTCACCATGACCCTTCAAGGGCTCTTGGAGACCTCACTGGCATTAAGAAACACTACTCTCGCAAACATGGTGAGAAGAAGTGGAAGTGTGACAAGTGCTCCAAGAAATATGCTGTTCAATCAGATTGGAAGGCACACTCCAAAACCTGTGGCACTAGAGAGTATAGATGTGACTGTGGCACCCTCTTCTCCAG AAGAGACAGTTTCATCACACACAGAGCCTTCTGTGATGCTTTGGCACAAGAAAGTGCAAGAGAGGCACCAAACCTGAGCAGTGCCATTGGCAACCAACTGTATGGAAACAGCAACAACATGTCCTTAGGCTTATCTCAAATCCCTTCCATCCATGACCAAAACCCTCAACCTAGTGAACTAATGCGTTTTAGTGGTGCGCCAAGGGCTGGTCAATTTGACCACATTCTCCCACCCAACATTGCCTCATCATCACCCTTTAGACATTCCATGCAAACCCCTCCATTCTTCTTGCAAGAATCAAACCAAACCTACCATGACTCAAACAAGCCATTCCAAGGACTGATACAATTATCTGACCTAAACAACAATAACCCTTCTGCCTCCAACCTCTTcaaccttccttttctttccaaCCGTGCCATCAACAGCAACAACTATTCTGAGGAACAACAATTCAACACTGCTGAAGGGTCCAATTTCTTCTCAGAAGGCACCATGAATATTGGCAGTACTGATCACCAAACTAGCTCCACCACTGTCCCTTCTCTCTTCAGCACCAATTCCCTTCAAAACAACcacctttctcacatgtccgCAACTGCACTGCTTCAAAAAGCTTCTCAAATTGGCTCTGCAAGTTCAAGCAACagcatcaacatcaacaacaccaccaccaccaacaacacTAGTGCCTCCTCTCTTCTTAGAAGCTTAGCATCAAAATCTGATCATCAGAGGCAACtcggtggtggtggtgctgcTGCAAACTATGCAACCATCTTCAACAACAGTGTTCAGGAAATGATGAACATTTCAGGGTTTGAAGCATATGATCATCATGGTGGCATGaacaaagaacaaaaactcGGTGGTGTTGGAGGCTCTGATAGGCTCACAAGGGACTTTCTAGGAGTTGCACAACAACAACAGCGAGAAGGGTTTAACTTGATGAGTTCTTTGGAAGCAGAGACAAACAATAACGCTGCGCCGTCAGGTCAATCTTTTGGAAGTGGTGGGAACTTTCAGTGA